The proteins below come from a single bacterium genomic window:
- a CDS encoding 3'-5' exonuclease produces the protein MKNWRLQRPMVCFDLETTGADPTKDRVVQLALIRVEPDGRETTLESLVDPEMPIPPEATAVHGIADADVVGAPRIGELAPRILEMFDGADLCGFNSLRFDWPLIAADLRRAGIEIPDGPRRHFDAMRIFHAKEPRDLGAAVRFYCGREHVGAHSALDDARATLDVFDAQFARYEDLPRDPDELNELCAAAGPRFVDSGGKLEWNRAGEAAIRFGKHRGRTLREMAAQEPGYLRWMAGADFPEDTRRIVAEALDGVFPAPPPTRRAAASSAADDGAASAARPKAASAPGAKDDAPAAARPKAAAAKGKEPQAKPVAANERHRGRRSRAAKDDPHGPRLF, from the coding sequence ATGAAGAACTGGCGACTGCAGCGGCCGATGGTCTGCTTCGACCTTGAAACGACCGGCGCGGATCCGACGAAGGACCGCGTGGTGCAACTGGCGCTGATCCGCGTCGAGCCGGACGGGCGCGAGACGACGCTCGAATCGCTCGTCGATCCGGAGATGCCGATCCCGCCCGAGGCGACCGCGGTCCACGGCATCGCCGACGCCGACGTCGTCGGGGCGCCGCGCATCGGCGAGCTCGCGCCGCGGATCCTCGAGATGTTCGACGGCGCCGACCTCTGCGGCTTCAACTCGCTCCGCTTCGACTGGCCGCTGATCGCGGCCGACCTGCGCCGCGCGGGGATCGAGATACCCGACGGGCCGCGGCGGCACTTCGACGCGATGCGGATCTTCCACGCCAAGGAGCCGCGCGACCTCGGCGCCGCGGTGCGGTTCTACTGCGGGCGCGAGCACGTCGGCGCCCACTCCGCGCTCGACGACGCGCGGGCCACGCTCGACGTCTTCGACGCGCAGTTCGCGCGCTACGAGGACCTGCCGCGCGATCCGGACGAGCTCAACGAGCTCTGCGCCGCGGCGGGGCCGCGGTTCGTGGACTCCGGCGGGAAGCTGGAGTGGAACCGGGCGGGGGAGGCGGCGATCCGCTTCGGCAAGCACCGCGGGCGGACGCTGCGGGAGATGGCGGCGCAGGAGCCGGGCTATCTCCGCTGGATGGCCGGGGCGGACTTCCCGGAGGACACGCGGCGGATCGTCGCCGAGGCCCTCGACGGCGTCTTCCCCGCGCCGCCGCCGACGCGCCGCGCCGCCGCGTCGTCCGCGGCCGACGACGGGGCGGCGTCCGCGGCGCGGCCGAAGGCCGCCTCCGCGCCCGGGGCCAAGGACGACGCGCCGGCCGCGGCGCGGCCGAAGGCGGCGGCGGCGAAGGGCAAGGAACCGCAGGCCAAGCCGGTCGCGGCGAACGAGCGCCATCGCGGGCGGCGTTCGCGCGCGGCGAAGGACGATCCGCACGGGCCGCGCCTGTTCTGA
- a CDS encoding polysulfide reductase: MTPDTLGEVYRYVPSVTEVLVGFGILGLGFLLFTILVRIAVPILTRDFTAPAPAPAPTPAPNPAPAP, from the coding sequence ATGACCCCCGACACGCTGGGCGAGGTTTACCGCTACGTTCCCTCGGTCACCGAGGTCCTCGTCGGCTTCGGCATCCTCGGCCTCGGCTTTCTCCTCTTCACGATCCTCGTGCGGATCGCCGTCCCGATCCTCACGCGCGACTTCACGGCCCCGGCCCCGGCCCCGGCCCCGACCCCGGCCCCGAACCCGGCCCCGGCCCCGTAG
- a CDS encoding CBS domain-containing protein, translated as MAAEEETMTDQRPRDLSSPIRAFLSPAPPALREAQTVADAVRELRASDVPPGGVVYFYAVDEAGRLSGVLSTRQLLLEAPDKTVGEIMSREVVRVGADGTLRDAARLMLGRRLLAAPVVDDDGRLVGAIDVAAFADGLSTSLEEFDRDDFFQLVGVRLAREGETALRSWRRRFPWLLCNIVGGLVCAAIVAAHRPLTEAAPLLAAFVPLALALAESLGMQSTTLALQSLHGARRPGLRFLVAGLKREAATAALLALACGALVAGASWIWRGERALVLAVGLGVGSGMLVAGLFGVAVPVLVRALKVDPRVASGPIVLAASDLCALGGYFFCASVWLA; from the coding sequence ATGGCCGCGGAGGAAGAGACCATGACCGACCAGCGGCCGCGCGACCTGTCCTCGCCGATCCGCGCGTTCCTCTCGCCCGCGCCGCCCGCGCTGCGGGAGGCCCAGACCGTCGCCGACGCCGTGCGCGAGCTGCGCGCGAGCGACGTGCCGCCGGGGGGCGTCGTCTACTTCTACGCCGTGGACGAGGCGGGACGCCTCTCCGGCGTCCTCTCGACGCGCCAACTGCTGCTCGAGGCCCCCGACAAGACGGTCGGGGAGATCATGTCCCGCGAGGTCGTGCGGGTGGGCGCCGACGGCACGCTGCGCGACGCGGCGCGGCTGATGCTCGGGCGCCGTCTCCTCGCCGCGCCGGTCGTGGACGACGACGGCCGCCTCGTCGGCGCGATCGACGTCGCGGCGTTCGCCGACGGCCTCTCGACGTCGCTGGAGGAGTTCGACCGCGACGACTTCTTCCAGCTCGTCGGCGTGCGCCTCGCGCGCGAAGGCGAGACGGCGCTCCGCTCCTGGCGCCGCCGCTTCCCCTGGCTGCTCTGCAACATCGTCGGCGGCCTGGTCTGCGCCGCGATCGTCGCCGCGCACCGGCCGCTGACCGAGGCCGCGCCGCTCCTCGCCGCGTTCGTGCCGCTGGCGCTCGCCCTCGCCGAGAGTCTGGGGATGCAGTCGACGACGCTGGCGCTGCAGTCGCTGCACGGCGCGCGCCGCCCCGGACTGCGGTTCCTCGTCGCCGGCCTGAAGCGGGAGGCGGCGACCGCCGCGCTGCTCGCGTTGGCCTGCGGCGCCCTCGTCGCCGGCGCGTCGTGGATCTGGCGCGGCGAGCGGGCGCTCGTTCTCGCGGTCGGCCTCGGCGTCGGTTCGGGCATGCTCGTCGCGGGGCTGTTCGGCGTCGCCGTGCCGGTGCTGGTCCGCGCGCTGAAGGTCGATCCGCGCGTCGCCTCCGGGCCGATCGTCCTCGCCGCCTCCGACCTCTGCGCGCTCGGCGGCTACTTCTTCTGCGCCTCCGTCTGGCTCGCCTGA
- a CDS encoding 3',5'-cyclic-nucleotide phosphodiesterase: MRIEALGTSGGLGEGRRTTSLWLPEDRALLDAGTGAGELPPSAMESLRRVFLTHAHLDHCAALPFLAGAVAGRPGPPLVVHGLETSLATVGEKLFTGDIWPDFRRLPTPAKPALAFADLAPGDSLQLDECAIVALPARHAIPAVGYAVVGPRRTAAFTGDTGPCPELMAALEALPRLEILVVEMSFPNADAERAATTGHYTPASLAQDLARLRRRPELLLTHFKPGAEETLAAEAAAALSGWTWRPLAAGDAIEL; the protein is encoded by the coding sequence ATGAGGATCGAGGCTCTGGGCACGAGCGGAGGACTGGGCGAGGGGCGGCGCACGACGTCGCTCTGGCTGCCGGAGGACCGCGCGCTGCTCGACGCGGGAACCGGCGCGGGGGAGCTGCCGCCGTCGGCGATGGAATCGCTGCGGCGCGTCTTCCTCACCCACGCCCATCTGGATCACTGCGCCGCGCTGCCGTTCCTCGCCGGGGCGGTCGCCGGCCGTCCCGGCCCGCCGCTCGTCGTCCACGGCCTCGAGACGAGCCTCGCGACGGTCGGGGAGAAGCTGTTCACGGGGGACATCTGGCCCGACTTCCGCCGGCTGCCGACCCCCGCCAAGCCCGCCTTGGCGTTCGCCGATCTCGCGCCGGGGGACTCGCTGCAGCTCGACGAGTGCGCGATCGTGGCGCTGCCGGCGCGGCACGCGATCCCCGCCGTCGGCTACGCGGTCGTCGGTCCGCGGCGCACGGCGGCCTTCACCGGCGACACGGGGCCCTGCCCGGAGCTGATGGCCGCGCTCGAGGCGCTGCCGCGGCTGGAGATCCTCGTCGTCGAGATGTCCTTCCCGAACGCCGACGCGGAGCGGGCGGCGACGACCGGCCACTACACGCCGGCGTCGCTGGCGCAGGACCTCGCCCGCCTGCGGCGCCGCCCGGAGCTGCTCCTGACGCACTTCAAGCCGGGGGCGGAGGAGACTCTGGCGGCCGAGGCGGCCGCGGCGCTGTCCGGTTGGACGTGGCGGCCGTTGGCCGCCGGGGACGCGATCGAGCTCTGA